The Brachyhypopomus gauderio isolate BG-103 chromosome 12, BGAUD_0.2, whole genome shotgun sequence genome window below encodes:
- the ist1 gene encoding IST1 homolog isoform X2, protein MLGGGFKAERLRVNLRLVINRLKLLEKKKTELAQKARKEIADYLSAGKDERARIRVEHIIREDYLVEAMEILELYCDLLLARFGLIQSMKELDPGLQEAVSTLIWAAPRLQSEVAELKTVSDQLCAKYSKEYGKLCRTNQIGTVNDRLMHKLSVEAPPKILVERYLIEIAKNYNVPYEPDAMVHPEVCPGEEADLIDVDHDFKKPGGGGGGGGGGGFTAPNPMPMPMPMPMPMPTAFNYPPPKGAEPFNGPVGTYDGFNNFQPPVRGGQPPELPSCPPTYESVVPGAGPSSQVYDNSAIPELPSVPDTLPTSSFGGNAAAPDDIDFDDLSRRFEELKKKT, encoded by the exons ATGCTTGGTGGTGGATTCAAAGCAGAGCGACTGCGTGTCAATCTCAGACTTGTCATAAATCGCCTCAAACTCCTCGAGAAGAAGAAGA CTGAATTGGCTCAAAAGGCACGGAAGGAGATCGCAGATTACTTGTCGGCAGGTAAAGATGAACGAGCACGAATCAGAGTCGAGCACATCATCAGAGAAGATTATCTGGTGGAAGCCATGGAGATCCTCGAGTTGTACTGTGATCTTCTGCTTGCCCGCTTTGGCCTGATCCAGTCCATGAA AGAGCTTGACCCTGGTCTTCAGGAAGCCGTGTCCACACTCATCTGGGCGGCTCCTCGACTGCAGTCAGAAGTCGCAGAACTCAAAACT GTTTCAGACCAGCTGTGTGCCAAATACAGCAAAGAGTACGGCAAACTTTGCAGGACAAACCAGATTGGAACAGTCAATGACAGG CTCATGCACAAACTGAGCGTGGAGGCCCCACCAAAGATCTTGGTGGAGCGCTACCTCATCGAGATCGCCAAAAACTACAATGTTCCCTATGAGCCTGATGCTATGGTTCAT CCAGAGGTATGCCCAGGGGAGGAGGCGGACCTCATAGATGTGGACCATGACTTCAAGAAGCCCGGCGGTGGAGgcggcggtggtggtggaggaggcttCACTGCTCCTAATCCCATGCCCATGCCTATGCCCATGCCTATGCCCATGCCCACAGCCTTCAACTACCCTCCACCCAAAGGAGCT GAGCCCTTTAATGGTCCTGTTGGCACATATGATGGCTTTAACAACTTCCAGCCTCCGGTGAGAGGAGGGCAGCCCCCCGAGCTTCCTAGCTGCCCCCCCACCTATGAGTCT GTCGTACCAG GTGCTGGCCCGTCCTCCCAGGTGTATGACAACAGCGCCATTCCCGAGCTCCCTTCCGTTCCCGACACGctccccacctcctccttcGGTGGGAATGCTGCTGCGCCCGATGACATCGACTTCGACGACCTGTCCCGGCGCTTTGAGGAGCTGAAGAAGAAGACCTAA
- the ist1 gene encoding IST1 homolog isoform X1, translating to MLGGGFKAERLRVNLRLVINRLKLLEKKKTELAQKARKEIADYLSAGKDERARIRVEHIIREDYLVEAMEILELYCDLLLARFGLIQSMKELDPGLQEAVSTLIWAAPRLQSEVAELKTVSDQLCAKYSKEYGKLCRTNQIGTVNDRLMHKLSVEAPPKILVERYLIEIAKNYNVPYEPDAMVHPEVCPGEEADLIDVDHDFKKPGGGGGGGGGGGFTAPNPMPMPMPMPMPMPTAFNYPPPKGAEPFNGPVGTYDGFNNFQPPVRGGQPPELPSCPPTYESIDELALKPSDSPKVVPGAGPSSQVYDNSAIPELPSVPDTLPTSSFGGNAAAPDDIDFDDLSRRFEELKKKT from the exons ATGCTTGGTGGTGGATTCAAAGCAGAGCGACTGCGTGTCAATCTCAGACTTGTCATAAATCGCCTCAAACTCCTCGAGAAGAAGAAGA CTGAATTGGCTCAAAAGGCACGGAAGGAGATCGCAGATTACTTGTCGGCAGGTAAAGATGAACGAGCACGAATCAGAGTCGAGCACATCATCAGAGAAGATTATCTGGTGGAAGCCATGGAGATCCTCGAGTTGTACTGTGATCTTCTGCTTGCCCGCTTTGGCCTGATCCAGTCCATGAA AGAGCTTGACCCTGGTCTTCAGGAAGCCGTGTCCACACTCATCTGGGCGGCTCCTCGACTGCAGTCAGAAGTCGCAGAACTCAAAACT GTTTCAGACCAGCTGTGTGCCAAATACAGCAAAGAGTACGGCAAACTTTGCAGGACAAACCAGATTGGAACAGTCAATGACAGG CTCATGCACAAACTGAGCGTGGAGGCCCCACCAAAGATCTTGGTGGAGCGCTACCTCATCGAGATCGCCAAAAACTACAATGTTCCCTATGAGCCTGATGCTATGGTTCAT CCAGAGGTATGCCCAGGGGAGGAGGCGGACCTCATAGATGTGGACCATGACTTCAAGAAGCCCGGCGGTGGAGgcggcggtggtggtggaggaggcttCACTGCTCCTAATCCCATGCCCATGCCTATGCCCATGCCTATGCCCATGCCCACAGCCTTCAACTACCCTCCACCCAAAGGAGCT GAGCCCTTTAATGGTCCTGTTGGCACATATGATGGCTTTAACAACTTCCAGCCTCCGGTGAGAGGAGGGCAGCCCCCCGAGCTTCCTAGCTGCCCCCCCACCTATGAGTCT ATTGACGAGTTGGCTCTCAAACCCTCTGACTCTCCCAAGGTCGTACCAG GTGCTGGCCCGTCCTCCCAGGTGTATGACAACAGCGCCATTCCCGAGCTCCCTTCCGTTCCCGACACGctccccacctcctccttcGGTGGGAATGCTGCTGCGCCCGATGACATCGACTTCGACGACCTGTCCCGGCGCTTTGAGGAGCTGAAGAAGAAGACCTAA